Proteins co-encoded in one Sulfuricystis thermophila genomic window:
- the glmS gene encoding glutamine--fructose-6-phosphate transaminase (isomerizing): MCGIVAAVANRNIVPVLIEGLRKLEYRGYDSAGLAVLNPGLTRVRSVGRVSELASQAEGLTAEIGIAHTRWATHGVPCEKNAHPHVSGGLAVVHNGIIENYAELKQELMGKGYAFTSDTDTEVIAHLIRATLDSCSGLFEAVQRATQRLTGAYAIAVLCEGGSRIVVARHGAPLLLGIGTDGHYAASDAAALLQVTRRMVYLEDGDVAELRRDGYRIVGAGGTAVERAVHESTLSAEAVELGNYRHYMQKEIFEQPQALAATLELIGGAQTFSAHLFGASAPEVFTDVKSVLIVACGTSYHAGLVARYWIEQLAGIPCTVEVASEYRYRVSVPDPDELVVAISQSGETADTLASIRHAKSLGMTKTLAICNVPESAIVRECALRFLTRAGPEIGVASTKAFTTQLVSLFLLAATLAKQNGRLTADQEAAYLASLRHLPVAVQKVLALEPEIAAWAQRFAGKRHALFLGRGHHYPIALEGALKLKEISYIHAEAYPAGELKHGPLALVDKEMPVVSVAPNDALLEKLKSNLKEVAARGGELYVFADADSQVEEEAGLHILRLPEHYGLLSPVLHVVPLQLLAYHAAQVLGTDVDKPRNLAKSVTVE; the protein is encoded by the coding sequence ATGTGCGGCATCGTCGCAGCGGTGGCCAATCGCAACATCGTTCCAGTGCTCATCGAGGGATTGCGCAAGCTCGAATACCGCGGCTACGATTCGGCGGGTCTCGCGGTACTCAATCCAGGCCTGACGCGCGTGCGCAGCGTCGGCCGTGTCAGTGAGCTCGCCTCCCAGGCCGAGGGTCTGACCGCGGAAATCGGCATCGCCCACACGCGCTGGGCAACGCATGGCGTGCCCTGCGAAAAGAATGCCCATCCCCACGTGTCAGGTGGGCTTGCCGTCGTCCATAACGGCATCATCGAGAACTACGCCGAGCTCAAACAGGAACTCATGGGCAAGGGCTATGCCTTCACTTCGGATACCGACACCGAGGTGATCGCCCACCTCATCAGGGCAACGTTGGATTCGTGCTCCGGCCTCTTCGAGGCGGTGCAGCGCGCAACGCAGCGCCTTACCGGCGCTTATGCGATTGCGGTGCTGTGTGAGGGGGGCAGCCGCATCGTCGTGGCCCGTCACGGCGCACCGCTGCTGCTCGGCATTGGCACGGATGGCCACTATGCCGCCTCGGATGCCGCGGCGCTGTTGCAGGTCACGCGCCGCATGGTCTATCTGGAAGACGGCGATGTCGCCGAATTGCGGCGCGATGGCTACCGGATCGTCGGCGCTGGCGGCACGGCAGTTGAACGCGCAGTGCATGAGAGCACCCTTTCTGCCGAGGCGGTCGAACTGGGGAATTACCGCCACTACATGCAAAAGGAGATCTTCGAGCAGCCGCAGGCGCTGGCGGCGACGCTCGAGCTGATCGGCGGCGCGCAGACTTTCTCGGCCCACCTGTTCGGCGCCAGTGCGCCGGAAGTCTTCACCGACGTGAAATCAGTGTTGATCGTCGCCTGCGGCACGAGCTACCACGCCGGCCTCGTGGCGCGCTACTGGATCGAGCAGCTGGCCGGCATTCCCTGCACCGTCGAGGTGGCGAGCGAATACCGCTATCGCGTCTCGGTGCCCGATCCCGATGAGCTCGTCGTGGCGATCTCGCAGTCGGGCGAGACGGCCGATACGCTCGCTTCGATCAGACATGCCAAGTCCCTCGGCATGACGAAGACATTGGCAATCTGCAATGTGCCGGAGTCCGCCATCGTGCGCGAATGCGCATTGCGTTTCCTGACACGCGCCGGTCCGGAGATCGGCGTGGCCTCGACCAAGGCGTTCACCACGCAGCTCGTCAGCCTGTTCCTGCTCGCTGCAACCTTGGCCAAGCAAAACGGCCGGCTGACGGCGGATCAGGAGGCCGCTTACCTCGCCTCGCTGCGTCATCTGCCGGTGGCGGTACAAAAAGTGCTGGCCCTGGAGCCCGAGATCGCCGCCTGGGCACAGCGCTTCGCCGGCAAGCGCCATGCGCTGTTCCTCGGTCGGGGACATCATTATCCGATCGCGCTCGAAGGCGCGCTGAAGCTGAAGGAAATCTCCTACATCCATGCCGAAGCCTATCCGGCCGGCGAGTTGAAACACGGGCCGCTCGCCTTGGTGGATAAGGAAATGCCGGTGGTGAGCGTCGCCCCAAACGACGCGCTGCTCGAAAAGCTGAAATCCAACCTCAAGGAAGTCGCGGCGCGCGGCGGCGAGCTCTATGTCTTCGCCGATGCCGATTCCCAGGTCGAGGAGGAAGCGGGTTTGCACATCCTGCGCCTGCCCGAGCATTACGGGCTGCTCTCGCCGGTACTGCATGTCGTGCCCCTGCAGCTGTTGGCTTATCATGCGGCACAGGTCCTGGGCACCGACGTCGACAAGCCGCGCAATCTCGCCAAGTCGGTGACCGTCGAATAA